One Tolypothrix bouteillei VB521301 DNA window includes the following coding sequences:
- a CDS encoding LLM class flavin-dependent oxidoreductase: MPVEFIGLIRTKPVSELDGPPGTISDNIIDPAYVREFAQAHEQGDFDRVLIGYNSSSPDGFGVASYAASWTEKLGFLIAHRPGFVAPTLAARKAATLDHFTGGRIAIHIITGGNDADQQRDGDWLDHDNRYRRTDEYLNIIKQIWTSDIPFDWEGKFYQVKKAFSDVKPLQKPHIPIYFGGASKAAVPIGAKHANVYAMWGEPIAAIKQRIAEVKAALPPGKTIRFSVSLRPILGTTEEKAWERAKDILERVVELRGGQKVTSSARPQAVGSQRLLDFAAQGEVYDKRLWTPIAAATGAAGNTTALVGTPEQVAEALVDYYDAGVTTLLIRGFNPLQDAIDYGREVIPLVRAEIARREHHTVSVA; the protein is encoded by the coding sequence GAATTAGACGGACCTCCAGGAACAATTTCCGATAACATTATCGATCCAGCCTATGTTCGAGAATTTGCACAAGCTCACGAACAAGGTGATTTTGACCGAGTCTTAATAGGTTATAACTCCAGCAGCCCTGATGGCTTTGGTGTTGCTAGCTACGCCGCTTCATGGACTGAAAAATTAGGATTTTTGATTGCACACCGACCGGGTTTCGTTGCACCTACATTAGCAGCTCGCAAAGCAGCAACGCTAGACCATTTTACGGGTGGACGTATTGCCATCCACATCATTACCGGTGGAAATGACGCCGACCAACAACGTGATGGGGATTGGCTAGACCATGACAATCGCTATCGACGGACCGACGAATACTTAAACATAATCAAGCAAATATGGACGAGCGATATTCCCTTTGATTGGGAAGGTAAATTTTATCAAGTCAAAAAAGCTTTCTCGGATGTCAAACCCTTACAAAAGCCCCACATTCCTATTTATTTTGGCGGTGCATCTAAAGCAGCTGTTCCCATAGGTGCCAAACACGCAAATGTTTACGCTATGTGGGGCGAACCCATTGCAGCAATTAAGCAGCGGATTGCTGAAGTTAAAGCAGCACTACCGCCCGGAAAAACAATACGTTTCAGTGTTTCTTTACGTCCCATTCTTGGAACAACAGAAGAAAAGGCATGGGAAAGAGCAAAAGATATATTAGAAAGAGTCGTTGAATTACGTGGCGGGCAAAAAGTAACATCCTCAGCAAGACCGCAAGCTGTAGGATCGCAACGATTGCTAGATTTTGCAGCCCAAGGAGAAGTTTACGATAAGCGATTGTGGACGCCAATAGCAGCAGCTACTGGAGCTGCTGGTAATACGACTGCTCTAGTAGGAACACCCGAACAAGTTGCAGAAGCTTTAGTGGATTATTACGATGCTGGAGTCACAACCTTATTAATTCGAGGTTTTAACCCTTTACAAGATGCTATTGATTACGGACGTGAAGTCATACCTCTCGTTCGTGCGGAAATTGCCCGACGGGAGCATCACACTGTCAGTGTTGCTTAA
- a CDS encoding class II aldolase/adducin family protein: MPKYERPQPPIFASVEEERLYRKQHLAAAFRVFARFGFSEGIAGHITARDPEFTDHFWVNPFGVNFAEIKVSNLLLVDAGGEVVKGEGGVNRAAFAIHSQVHEARPDIVAAAHAHSLYGKTWSSFHRLLDPLTQDSCAFYEDHALFDDYTGVVLDPQEGKRIAEALGNKKAVILSNHGHLTVGQTVDEAAWWYISFERSSQAQLLAEAAGQPRLIKPETARLTRSQVGTPIAGWFSFQPIYQKTVREEPDLLE, translated from the coding sequence ATGCCAAAGTATGAGAGACCGCAACCCCCTATTTTTGCTAGCGTAGAAGAGGAACGTCTTTACCGCAAGCAACATCTAGCTGCAGCCTTTCGTGTATTCGCACGTTTTGGTTTTAGTGAGGGTATAGCAGGTCATATTACAGCTCGCGATCCGGAATTTACAGATCATTTTTGGGTAAATCCGTTTGGAGTCAACTTTGCTGAAATCAAGGTTTCAAACCTCCTTTTGGTAGATGCAGGGGGAGAGGTTGTTAAAGGCGAAGGTGGTGTGAATCGAGCGGCTTTTGCCATCCATTCCCAAGTGCATGAAGCACGACCTGATATTGTCGCTGCAGCACACGCTCATTCACTTTACGGGAAAACTTGGTCAAGTTTTCATCGCTTGCTCGATCCCCTAACTCAAGATTCTTGCGCTTTTTATGAAGACCACGCTCTATTTGATGACTATACTGGCGTCGTACTAGATCCCCAAGAAGGTAAGCGCATCGCTGAAGCATTAGGCAACAAAAAAGCAGTAATCTTAAGCAATCACGGTCATTTGACAGTAGGTCAAACCGTTGACGAAGCAGCTTGGTGGTACATTAGCTTTGAGCGATCGTCCCAGGCGCAACTATTGGCTGAAGCAGCCGGTCAACCCCGTCTGATAAAACCTGAAACCGCACGCCTGACACGCAGCCAAGTAGGAACCCCCATAGCTGGGTGGTTTAGTTTTCAGCCAATCTATCAAAAGACGGTACGGGAAGAACCCGATTTGTTGGAGTAG